Proteins encoded within one genomic window of Actinoplanes octamycinicus:
- a CDS encoding LacI family DNA-binding transcriptional regulator: MSSIREVARRCGVSVATVSRVFNTPEVVSQQTRQLVLGVAAEIGYLPNESARTLATKKSNMVGLVWDTDHRRPGWRHPFLQDILVALKSALSAHGLHLLMLAPDQSPGLDSEHRFLRAVQRHNVDGVVIIDNGSRDPAVLALADAEVPCVALDLRYTGPTCTYITSDNTGGGRLAAQHLIERGHRRIATITGPLPAYPAVQRLDGFRAALAEAGVPLPDDAVVSGDWYLDSGHAAMKQLLERDPRPTAVFAAGDEMAVGALRAVHQAGLRVPDDIAIVGFDDIEVAALIPPGLTTVAQDKTGIGTSAAEALLAMLPGTAAAPEPTALPTKLIVRGST, encoded by the coding sequence TTGTCCAGCATCAGGGAAGTAGCACGTCGGTGCGGCGTTTCGGTCGCCACCGTGTCCCGCGTCTTCAACACCCCGGAGGTGGTCAGCCAGCAGACCCGCCAACTCGTGCTCGGCGTCGCCGCCGAGATCGGTTACCTGCCGAACGAGTCGGCCCGCACCCTGGCCACCAAGAAGTCCAACATGGTCGGCCTGGTCTGGGACACCGACCACCGCCGGCCCGGCTGGCGGCACCCGTTCCTGCAGGACATCCTGGTCGCGCTGAAGAGCGCGCTGAGCGCCCACGGGCTGCACCTGCTGATGCTCGCGCCGGACCAGAGCCCGGGGCTGGACAGCGAGCACCGGTTCCTGCGCGCGGTGCAGCGGCACAACGTGGACGGCGTGGTCATCATCGACAACGGCAGCCGGGACCCGGCGGTGCTGGCCCTGGCCGACGCCGAGGTGCCGTGCGTCGCGCTCGACCTGCGCTACACCGGACCGACCTGCACCTACATCACCTCGGACAACACCGGCGGCGGCCGGCTGGCCGCCCAGCACCTGATCGAACGCGGACATCGCCGGATCGCGACGATCACCGGCCCACTGCCCGCCTACCCCGCCGTGCAGCGGCTCGACGGCTTCCGGGCCGCGCTCGCCGAGGCCGGCGTGCCGCTCCCCGACGACGCCGTCGTGTCCGGCGACTGGTACCTGGACAGCGGTCACGCCGCGATGAAACAGCTGCTGGAGCGGGATCCCCGGCCGACCGCGGTGTTCGCCGCGGGCGACGAGATGGCGGTCGGCGCGCTGCGCGCCGTGCACCAGGCCGGACTGCGGGTGCCGGACGACATCGCGATCGTCGGGTTCGACGACATCGAGGTGGCCGCTCTGATCCCTCCCGGACTCACCACCGTCGCCCAGGACAAGACCGGGATCGGCACCTCGGCCGCCGAGGCGCTGCTGGCCATGCTCCCGGGCACCGCCGCCGCGCCGGAGCCGACCGCCCTGCCCACCAAACTCATCGTGCGGGGGTCCACCTGA
- a CDS encoding GH1 family beta-glucosidase: protein MPAGFVWGAATAAYQIEGAVAEDGRGPSIWDTFTRRPGAVADGSSGAVACDSYHRWRDDVDLLDQLGVDAYRFSVAWPRVLPAGHGAVNRAGLDYYDRLVDALCQRGIRPFVTLYHWDLPQALEDAGGWRVRDTAEHFADYAAVVADRLGDRVQDWITLNEPYVSSMVGYAEGRHAPGATEGHGALAAAHHLLVGHGKTVAALRAARPDARIGITLNLSPALPASDSEADRAAAHRMDLMLNRQFTDPVLGHTYPDGFEELYAGVSDLSFRRDGDLDLIGAPLDFLGVNYYYRVHAADAPREQDDPALRSAFDIGVRSASRDGVPVTDLGWPIEPHGLYETLTGLAKRYPGLPPIYVTENGIAELREDTGADPERIRFIAEHLAAAADSGVDLRGYFYWSLLDNFEWARGYGPRFGLVHVDYPTGTRTPRASYHWLRERLASRI from the coding sequence ATGCCGGCCGGCTTCGTCTGGGGGGCCGCCACCGCGGCCTACCAGATCGAGGGCGCGGTGGCCGAGGACGGCCGCGGCCCGTCGATCTGGGACACCTTCACCCGCCGGCCCGGCGCGGTCGCCGACGGCTCGTCCGGGGCGGTGGCCTGCGACAGCTACCACCGCTGGCGCGACGACGTGGACCTGCTGGACCAGCTCGGCGTGGACGCCTACCGGTTCTCGGTGGCCTGGCCGCGGGTCCTCCCGGCCGGGCACGGCGCGGTCAACCGGGCCGGCCTGGACTACTACGACCGGCTCGTCGACGCGCTGTGCCAGCGCGGCATCCGCCCGTTCGTCACGCTCTATCACTGGGACCTGCCGCAGGCCCTGGAGGACGCGGGCGGCTGGCGGGTCCGGGACACGGCGGAGCACTTCGCCGACTACGCGGCCGTGGTCGCCGACCGGCTCGGTGACCGCGTCCAGGACTGGATCACGCTGAACGAGCCGTACGTCTCGTCGATGGTCGGCTACGCCGAGGGCCGGCACGCGCCCGGCGCGACCGAGGGACACGGGGCCCTGGCGGCCGCCCACCACCTGCTGGTCGGGCACGGCAAGACCGTCGCCGCGCTGCGGGCCGCCCGGCCCGACGCCCGGATCGGGATCACGCTGAACCTGTCCCCGGCGTTGCCGGCCAGCGACAGCGAAGCCGACCGGGCGGCGGCGCACCGGATGGACCTGATGCTCAACCGGCAGTTCACCGACCCGGTGCTCGGCCACACCTACCCGGACGGCTTCGAGGAGCTCTACGCCGGGGTGAGCGACCTGTCCTTCCGCCGCGACGGCGACCTGGACCTGATCGGAGCGCCGCTGGACTTCCTCGGCGTCAACTACTACTACCGGGTGCACGCCGCCGACGCCCCGCGCGAGCAGGACGACCCGGCGCTGCGCAGTGCGTTCGACATCGGGGTGCGCTCGGCGTCGCGGGACGGCGTGCCGGTCACCGATCTCGGCTGGCCGATCGAGCCGCACGGCCTCTACGAGACGCTGACCGGGCTGGCCAAGCGGTACCCGGGCCTGCCGCCGATCTACGTGACCGAGAACGGGATCGCCGAGCTGCGCGAGGACACCGGCGCCGACCCGGAACGGATCCGGTTCATCGCCGAGCACCTGGCCGCCGCCGCCGACTCCGGGGTCGACCTGCGGGGCTATTTCTACTGGTCCCTGCTGGACAACTTCGAGTGGGCGCGAGGCTACGGCCCGCGCTTCGGGCTGGTCCACGTGGACTACCCGACCGGGACGCGGACGCCACGGGCCAGCTACCACTGGCTGCGCGAGCGGCTCGCCAGCCGAATCTGA
- a CDS encoding LytR C-terminal domain-containing protein: MGFTRLRAYLVVGVLAVAASIVVVVALVRDTQGDASAAGRCPAGTTMVNLTLPKEPAQVKLRVLNGTKRVGLAETVSAEFQDRGFKMQPSKTSKSKFDQVALIQYGPKAVGAAQWIRAYFLGDAKPEFSDKRTTDVIDIVVGERFRSLATFTEVNQSMAQIGDPTPPPGTCASTV; encoded by the coding sequence ATGGGCTTCACACGCTTGCGGGCATATCTCGTCGTCGGTGTCCTCGCCGTCGCCGCGTCCATCGTCGTGGTGGTCGCGCTGGTCCGCGACACGCAGGGCGACGCGTCGGCGGCCGGCCGCTGCCCGGCCGGCACCACGATGGTCAACCTGACGCTGCCGAAAGAGCCGGCCCAGGTGAAACTCCGCGTCCTCAACGGCACGAAACGGGTCGGCCTGGCCGAGACGGTCAGCGCCGAGTTCCAGGACCGCGGTTTCAAGATGCAGCCCAGCAAGACCAGCAAGAGCAAGTTCGACCAGGTCGCCTTGATCCAGTACGGCCCGAAGGCGGTCGGTGCGGCCCAGTGGATCCGGGCCTACTTCCTGGGCGACGCCAAGCCGGAGTTCAGCGACAAGCGCACCACCGACGTGATCGACATCGTGGTGGGGGAGCGGTTCCGGTCCCTGGCCACGTTCACCGAGGTCAACCAGTCGATGGCACAGATCGGCGACCCGACCCCGCCGCCGGGCACCTGCGCCTCGACGGTCTGA
- a CDS encoding LacI family DNA-binding transcriptional regulator, whose product MPVDESPARPPTLNEVAARAGVSLKTASRALNGEPYVSGATERRVRQAADELGYRLNGLARELRTGGTSALVGLISGDLANPFYSAVASGAERELRRHGLLLITVNNDEDSALESSLLSALVERRVRALLVIPSSGGSPIAVGAKAHNVPFVFVDRPPVGLAADSVLIDNAGGARAAAEHLLAGGHRRIALVADLVRTASQQARISAFGAAMRAAGNPDWEPYVRTDVHDAATATRVVGELLALPEPPTALFTTNNQLTIGALRALRGHRHPPALVGFDDFELADVVGVTVVAHDMVELGRAAARLAQERIAGYAGPPRTVVIPTTLIPRGSGER is encoded by the coding sequence ATGCCCGTCGATGAGTCGCCGGCTCGGCCGCCGACGCTGAACGAGGTGGCGGCCAGGGCCGGGGTGAGCCTCAAAACCGCGTCACGGGCGCTCAACGGGGAACCCTACGTATCCGGGGCGACCGAGCGGCGCGTCCGCCAGGCCGCCGACGAACTCGGCTACCGGCTCAACGGCCTGGCCAGGGAACTGCGGACCGGCGGCACCTCGGCGCTGGTCGGGCTGATCAGCGGCGACTTGGCCAATCCGTTCTACTCCGCGGTGGCCAGTGGCGCCGAGCGCGAGCTGCGCCGACACGGCCTGCTGCTGATCACGGTGAACAACGACGAGGACAGCGCCCTGGAGAGCAGCCTGCTCAGCGCCCTGGTGGAGCGCCGGGTGCGGGCCCTGCTGGTCATCCCGAGCAGCGGTGGCAGCCCGATCGCGGTCGGCGCGAAGGCGCACAACGTGCCGTTCGTGTTCGTCGACCGGCCGCCGGTCGGGCTGGCCGCGGACAGCGTGCTGATCGACAACGCCGGCGGCGCCCGCGCGGCGGCCGAACATCTGCTGGCCGGCGGGCACCGCCGGATCGCGCTGGTCGCCGACCTGGTCCGGACTGCCTCGCAGCAGGCCCGGATCAGCGCATTCGGGGCGGCGATGCGCGCGGCGGGCAACCCGGACTGGGAGCCCTACGTGCGCACCGACGTGCACGACGCGGCGACCGCCACCCGGGTCGTCGGTGAGCTGCTCGCGCTGCCGGAACCGCCGACCGCGCTGTTCACCACGAACAACCAGCTCACCATCGGCGCGCTGCGGGCCCTGCGCGGCCACCGTCACCCGCCGGCGCTGGTCGGCTTCGACGACTTCGAGCTGGCCGACGTGGTCGGGGTGACCGTGGTCGCGCACGACATGGTCGAGCTGGGCCGGGCGGCGGCCCGCCTGGCCCAGGAGCGGATCGCCGGCTACGCCGGACCCCCGAGGACCGTCGTCATCCCGACGACGCTGATCCCGCGCGGATCCGGCGAAAGGTAG
- a CDS encoding metallophosphoesterase family protein translates to MRILHLSDTHVSREPGPDSEGVDTRDSLRRILADCAELPGLDALVVTGDIADDGSPEAYRDVRDMVLKFVADRGIPAILTTGNHDERAAFTAALGTGHLDAGGADRPERRLDGDERAAVTTVDGHRIVTLDSLVPGKGYGLISAAQLAWLRGVLAEPAPHGTILAFHHPPVAVPGVAVQAALGLRNGDELAVAIAGSDVRLILCGHFHLQLFGMLAGVPVWVTPGVVTRIDLTATPGTERAVKGASATLVDLGGPHSPVFHTLHARDPLAGETAYEIDERELAAVIAELGPPA, encoded by the coding sequence ATGCGCATCCTGCATCTGTCGGACACCCACGTCAGCCGCGAGCCCGGACCGGACAGTGAGGGGGTGGACACCCGCGACTCACTGCGCCGGATCCTGGCCGACTGCGCCGAGTTGCCCGGACTCGACGCGCTCGTGGTCACCGGGGACATCGCCGACGACGGATCGCCGGAGGCTTACCGAGACGTACGGGACATGGTCCTGAAGTTCGTCGCGGACCGGGGCATCCCAGCGATCCTGACCACCGGGAATCACGACGAACGGGCGGCCTTCACGGCGGCGCTCGGCACCGGGCACCTCGACGCCGGCGGCGCGGACCGGCCGGAGCGGCGGCTGGACGGCGACGAGCGGGCCGCGGTGACCACGGTCGACGGTCATCGGATCGTCACGCTCGACTCGCTCGTGCCGGGCAAGGGCTACGGGCTGATCAGCGCGGCGCAGCTGGCCTGGCTGCGCGGGGTGCTGGCCGAACCGGCGCCGCACGGGACGATCCTGGCCTTCCACCACCCGCCGGTCGCGGTGCCGGGCGTCGCCGTGCAGGCCGCGCTCGGGCTGCGCAACGGCGACGAGCTGGCCGTGGCGATCGCCGGCAGCGACGTGCGGCTGATCCTGTGCGGACACTTCCACCTGCAGCTGTTCGGAATGCTCGCGGGCGTGCCGGTCTGGGTGACGCCGGGCGTGGTGACCCGGATCGACCTGACCGCCACGCCCGGGACCGAACGGGCGGTCAAGGGGGCGTCCGCGACGCTGGTCGACCTCGGCGGGCCGCACTCGCCGGTGTTCCACACGTTGCACGCCCGGGACCCGCTGGCCGGCGAGACCGCCTACGAGATCGACGAGCGGGAGCTGGCGGCGGTGATCGCCGAGCTGGGGCCGCCGGCTTGA
- a CDS encoding carbohydrate ABC transporter permease — MAAIKATLNRLDAKGSPYLYVLPFFLLFGIFGLFPLIYTGYVSFNDWNLLDGGAHEWVGLANYREMLHDSYFWNSLGNTLSIWVLSTVPQLLAALWIAHLLNHKLRARTSLRMGVLLPNITSIVAVTIVFTQLFGRDFGMINWLLGLVGVGPIDWQADTWSSHLAISTIVMWRWTGYNALIYLASMQAIPHDLYEAAELDGASTTQQFWKITVPQLRPTIIFTTVISTIGGLQIMAEPLLFAGTSTPTGGSDRQFQTIALFMYEQGFREFRFGYASAIAWTLCLIIAVFAIANFLLTRRIAKDEE; from the coding sequence ATGGCCGCCATCAAAGCCACCCTGAACCGGCTCGACGCGAAAGGCTCGCCCTACCTCTACGTTCTCCCGTTCTTCCTGCTCTTCGGCATCTTCGGGCTGTTCCCGCTGATCTACACCGGGTACGTGTCGTTCAACGACTGGAACCTGCTGGACGGCGGCGCGCACGAGTGGGTGGGCCTGGCGAACTACCGGGAGATGCTGCACGACTCGTACTTCTGGAACTCGCTCGGCAACACGCTGAGCATCTGGGTGCTGTCCACCGTGCCGCAGCTGCTCGCCGCGCTCTGGATCGCCCACCTGCTGAACCACAAGCTGCGCGCCCGCACCAGCCTGCGGATGGGCGTGCTGCTGCCGAACATCACCTCGATCGTGGCCGTGACCATCGTCTTCACCCAGCTGTTCGGCCGCGACTTCGGCATGATCAACTGGCTGCTCGGCCTGGTCGGCGTCGGACCGATCGACTGGCAGGCGGACACCTGGAGCTCGCACCTGGCCATCTCGACCATCGTCATGTGGCGCTGGACCGGGTACAACGCGCTGATCTACCTGGCCTCGATGCAGGCCATCCCGCACGACCTGTACGAGGCCGCCGAGCTCGACGGCGCGTCCACCACCCAGCAGTTCTGGAAGATCACCGTCCCGCAGCTGCGGCCGACGATCATCTTCACCACCGTCATCTCGACCATCGGCGGCCTGCAGATCATGGCCGAGCCGCTGCTGTTCGCCGGCACGTCCACCCCGACCGGCGGCTCCGACCGGCAGTTCCAGACCATCGCGCTGTTCATGTACGAGCAGGGCTTCCGGGAGTTCCGGTTCGGCTACGCCTCGGCGATCGCCTGGACCCTCTGCCTGATCATCGCCGTCTTCGCGATCGCCAACTTCCTGCTCACCCGGCGCATCGCCAAGGACGAGGAGTAG
- a CDS encoding carbohydrate ABC transporter permease, whose amino-acid sequence MTVLANPPATSTEPPAPSKGRSARRSFGFPRRGSVWTYAALLAIVAGSVFPLYWSFVVSSQTSEAVAKTPPVLIPGGHLFDNIARVFDSTDFGKALLNSFIVSGSITISVVFFSTLAGFAFAKLRFRGRKVLLVLAIATSMVPQQLGIIPLYMLMTKLGWTDRLAAVIVPGLVTAFGVFFMTQYLGRAVPDELLEAGRMDGCTTFGLYWHVVLPAARPAAAVLGLFTFMQAWNDFFWPLVVLQNNATVQVALSSLASGYTTDYTLTLTGTLLATLPILVIFMVLGRQIVGGIMQGAIKG is encoded by the coding sequence GTGACTGTTCTCGCCAACCCGCCGGCGACCAGCACCGAGCCGCCGGCCCCGTCGAAGGGCCGGTCCGCCCGGCGCAGCTTCGGCTTCCCGCGCCGCGGCTCGGTCTGGACGTACGCCGCCCTGCTGGCCATCGTGGCCGGCTCGGTCTTCCCGCTCTACTGGTCGTTCGTCGTCTCGTCGCAGACCAGCGAAGCGGTCGCGAAGACCCCGCCGGTGCTGATCCCGGGCGGCCACCTGTTCGACAACATCGCCCGGGTCTTCGACAGCACCGACTTCGGCAAGGCGCTGCTGAACTCCTTCATCGTCAGCGGCTCGATCACCATCTCGGTGGTGTTCTTCTCCACCCTCGCCGGGTTCGCCTTCGCCAAGCTGCGGTTCCGCGGCCGCAAGGTGCTGCTGGTGCTGGCCATCGCCACCTCGATGGTGCCGCAGCAGCTCGGCATCATCCCGCTCTACATGCTGATGACCAAGCTCGGCTGGACCGACCGGCTCGCCGCGGTGATCGTGCCCGGCCTGGTCACCGCCTTCGGCGTCTTCTTCATGACCCAGTATCTCGGCCGGGCCGTCCCCGACGAGCTGCTGGAGGCCGGCCGGATGGACGGCTGCACCACGTTCGGCCTCTACTGGCACGTGGTGCTGCCGGCCGCCCGGCCGGCCGCGGCGGTGCTCGGCCTGTTCACCTTCATGCAGGCGTGGAACGACTTCTTCTGGCCGCTGGTCGTCCTGCAGAACAACGCCACCGTCCAGGTCGCCCTGTCGTCGCTGGCCAGCGGCTACACCACCGACTACACGCTGACCCTGACCGGCACGCTGCTGGCCACGCTCCCGATCCTGGTGATCTTCATGGTCCTCGGCCGGCAGATCGTCGGCGGCATCATGCAAGGAGCGATCAAAGGGTGA
- a CDS encoding S28 family serine protease, protein MRSRIIAILASLLVVLSPAAVARAADDPLLDQLAAVPGLTVVSETQGAGYRFFVLTYRQPADHRHPSRGTFEQRLTLLHRSESSPTVLYTNGYGLAANPRPTQTEPTALLGANQVSLEHRFFTPSRPTPADWSDLTIWQEASDEHRLVTALKSVYSARWIQTGASKGGMTSVYHRRFYPGDVDGVVAYVAPDDVINPADTAYDRFFDTVGTAECRATLDGVQQETLRRRDRLVPRLEAEAAAQGWTFSGSIGTADRSFEMTVLDSVWAFWQYSTAADCASVPATSATDDELYTWIDTVAGWSFYTDQGLEPYWPYYYQAAGQLGWPSLRFEHLRGLRHYPGIYTANSSLPPELRRKHNPVPMIDVDLWVRTASERMLFIYGQNDPWGAERFTPSKRDSALYVAPGANHGAKIAGLTPEDAAAATAMLRRWAGATATLAAPQAVDLPLDDMIGDRRRLP, encoded by the coding sequence GTGAGATCACGCATCATTGCCATCCTCGCCTCGCTACTGGTGGTCCTATCCCCGGCCGCCGTCGCCCGCGCCGCCGACGACCCGCTGCTGGACCAGCTGGCGGCCGTCCCCGGCCTCACCGTCGTCTCCGAGACCCAGGGCGCCGGCTACCGGTTCTTCGTCCTGACCTACCGCCAGCCGGCCGACCACCGGCACCCGTCCCGGGGTACCTTCGAGCAGCGGCTGACCCTGCTGCACCGCTCGGAGAGCTCCCCCACCGTGCTCTACACCAACGGCTACGGGCTGGCCGCCAACCCGCGGCCGACCCAGACCGAGCCGACCGCGCTGCTGGGCGCCAACCAGGTGTCGCTCGAGCACCGGTTCTTCACCCCGTCGCGGCCCACGCCGGCCGACTGGTCGGACCTGACCATCTGGCAGGAGGCGTCCGACGAGCACCGGCTGGTCACCGCGCTGAAGAGCGTCTACTCCGCGCGCTGGATCCAGACCGGCGCCAGCAAGGGCGGGATGACCTCGGTCTACCACCGGCGGTTCTACCCGGGCGACGTCGACGGCGTGGTCGCCTACGTGGCCCCGGACGACGTGATCAACCCGGCCGACACCGCCTACGACCGGTTCTTCGACACGGTCGGCACCGCCGAGTGCCGGGCCACCCTGGACGGCGTCCAGCAGGAGACGCTGCGCCGCCGCGACCGGCTGGTCCCCCGCCTGGAGGCGGAGGCCGCCGCGCAGGGCTGGACGTTCAGCGGGTCGATCGGCACCGCCGACCGGTCGTTCGAGATGACCGTGCTCGACTCGGTGTGGGCGTTCTGGCAGTACAGCACCGCCGCCGACTGCGCGTCCGTGCCGGCCACGTCGGCCACCGACGACGAGCTCTACACCTGGATCGACACGGTGGCCGGCTGGAGCTTCTACACCGACCAGGGTCTGGAGCCCTACTGGCCGTACTACTACCAGGCGGCCGGGCAGCTGGGCTGGCCGAGCCTGCGCTTCGAGCACCTGCGCGGCCTGCGCCACTACCCGGGCATCTACACCGCGAACTCGTCGCTCCCGCCGGAGCTGCGGCGCAAGCACAACCCGGTGCCGATGATCGACGTCGACCTGTGGGTGCGGACCGCCTCGGAGCGGATGCTGTTCATCTACGGCCAGAACGACCCGTGGGGCGCCGAACGGTTCACCCCGAGCAAGCGGGACTCGGCGCTGTACGTCGCGCCGGGCGCCAACCACGGCGCGAAGATCGCCGGGCTGACCCCGGAGGACGCCGCCGCGGCCACCGCCATGCTGCGCCGCTGGGCCGGGGCGACCGCCACGCTCGCCGCCCCGCAGGCCGTCGACCTGCCCCTGGACGACATGATCGGCGACCGCCGCCGCCTGCCCTGA
- a CDS encoding NUDIX hydrolase: MMSVEPKRASEWTIHGERVVDDTRRAVLSIADVELPDGVRFEQYVLRIPAAAMVIVLDDDERVLMMWRHRFIVDRWVWELPGGYLDPAEDSMTCAAREVEEETGWRPRSIEKLISFQPMVGTIDQENIVYLARGADFTGADPDINEAERLGWIPLDEIQQHIDNGTIVGAGSVSGLLALLLRKATGRL; this comes from the coding sequence CTGATGAGTGTTGAGCCGAAGCGAGCCAGTGAATGGACCATCCACGGCGAGCGCGTCGTCGACGACACCCGCCGGGCGGTGCTGAGCATCGCGGACGTGGAGCTACCCGACGGCGTCCGCTTCGAGCAGTACGTTCTCCGTATCCCGGCCGCCGCGATGGTCATCGTGCTCGACGACGACGAACGCGTGCTGATGATGTGGCGGCACCGCTTCATCGTCGACCGCTGGGTCTGGGAGCTGCCCGGCGGCTATCTCGACCCGGCCGAGGACTCCATGACCTGCGCCGCTCGCGAGGTCGAGGAAGAGACCGGCTGGCGGCCGCGCAGCATCGAGAAGCTGATCAGCTTCCAGCCGATGGTCGGCACGATCGACCAGGAGAACATCGTCTACCTCGCCCGCGGCGCCGACTTCACCGGCGCGGATCCGGACATCAACGAAGCCGAACGCCTTGGCTGGATCCCGCTCGACGAGATCCAGCAGCACATCGACAACGGCACCATTGTCGGCGCCGGTTCCGTCTCCGGGCTGCTCGCCCTACTGCTGCGGAAGGCGACCGGCCGACTTTAG
- a CDS encoding ABC transporter substrate-binding protein has translation MRVNRSVRVIAAAMTAAVAMTACGSGDGGDSGSDKVTLSVSLFGNFGYEELYKQYEQAHPNIKIQERTADYNAHHRDLATHLATNAGAADIEAVDTGFIAQMREVGNQFTDLGTDRAAEYLPWKWQASLTKDGKQIGYGTDVGGLAICYRRDLFQQAGLPADRDQVSAAWASGWDKYIELGQQFTKKAPKGTAFFDGGGALYNAVIGQAPVGFYNTDNSIVVSSNPEVRKAWDLVVKAIQANLSAKLIESSPEWNNGFAKGQFATIACPAWMMAKIKDQSKAFAGKWDVAAVPGGGGNWGGSYLTVPKQGKHVAEAKALAAWLTAPEQQSKVFTTQGLLPSIPSLYDKPEVGALKDPFFNNAPVGKIFTTAAKELKPQYQGPRAGDIQTTIRDGLVRVEQGKQSSDQSWTQTVSDVERLAK, from the coding sequence ATGCGTGTGAACCGATCGGTGCGCGTGATCGCGGCGGCGATGACCGCCGCGGTGGCGATGACCGCCTGCGGCTCCGGCGACGGTGGCGACAGCGGCAGCGACAAGGTCACCCTGTCCGTCAGCCTGTTCGGCAACTTCGGCTACGAGGAGCTCTACAAGCAGTACGAGCAGGCCCACCCGAACATCAAGATCCAGGAGCGGACCGCCGACTACAACGCGCACCACCGCGACCTGGCCACCCACCTGGCCACCAACGCCGGCGCCGCGGACATCGAGGCGGTCGACACCGGCTTCATCGCCCAGATGCGCGAGGTCGGCAACCAGTTCACCGACCTGGGCACCGACCGGGCCGCCGAGTACCTGCCGTGGAAGTGGCAGGCGTCGCTGACCAAGGACGGCAAGCAGATCGGGTACGGCACCGACGTCGGCGGCCTGGCCATCTGCTACCGCCGCGACCTGTTCCAGCAGGCCGGCCTGCCCGCCGACCGCGACCAGGTCTCCGCGGCCTGGGCGTCCGGCTGGGACAAGTACATCGAGCTCGGCCAGCAGTTCACCAAGAAGGCCCCGAAGGGCACCGCGTTCTTCGACGGCGGTGGCGCGCTCTACAACGCCGTCATCGGCCAGGCCCCGGTCGGCTTCTACAACACCGACAACTCGATCGTGGTGAGCAGCAACCCCGAGGTCCGCAAGGCGTGGGACCTGGTGGTCAAGGCGATCCAGGCGAACCTCTCGGCCAAGCTGATCGAGAGCTCGCCGGAGTGGAACAACGGCTTCGCCAAGGGCCAGTTCGCCACCATCGCCTGCCCGGCCTGGATGATGGCCAAGATCAAGGACCAGTCCAAGGCGTTCGCCGGCAAGTGGGACGTCGCGGCGGTGCCCGGCGGCGGCGGCAACTGGGGCGGCTCGTACCTGACCGTGCCGAAGCAGGGCAAGCACGTCGCCGAGGCCAAGGCCCTGGCCGCCTGGCTGACCGCGCCGGAGCAGCAGTCCAAGGTGTTCACCACGCAGGGCCTGCTGCCGTCGATCCCGTCGCTCTACGACAAGCCCGAGGTCGGCGCGCTCAAGGACCCGTTCTTCAACAACGCCCCGGTCGGCAAGATCTTCACCACCGCCGCCAAGGAGCTGAAGCCGCAGTACCAGGGCCCGCGGGCCGGTGACATCCAGACCACCATCCGCGACGGCCTGGTCCGCGTCGAGCAGGGCAAGCAGTCCTCCGACCAGTCCTGGACGCAGACGGTCAGCGACGTCGAGCGCCTCGCCAAGTAA